In the genome of Dunckerocampus dactyliophorus isolate RoL2022-P2 chromosome 6, RoL_Ddac_1.1, whole genome shotgun sequence, one region contains:
- the tmem134 gene encoding transmembrane protein 134 — MSTQFTIDDAFVLDGDEEGTMSDVETAERKGRDRDGELTFGPLTFSKPQPQPHPSPALSASPEHSNLKYQNLENEDPLGNSGNSSFNNFFKISDPSTLSYCSSQWSFSTLSSVTQLSAHCCGWVSHPLVKKNRKVVLASFLLLITGVALIFTGVVIHLNPNAGVSSAIFFIPGFLLFIPGVYHVIYISCAVRGRRGFKLFYLPYFEK; from the exons ATGTCAACGCAGTTCACCATTGATGATGCCTTTGTGCTGGATGGCGATGAGGAGGGTACCATGTCTGACGTAGAGACGGCGGAAAGGAAGGGTCGGGACAGAGACGGAGAACTGACATTCGGGCCACTGACTTTCTCCAAACCTCAGCCTCAGCCTCATCCCTCGCCGGCTTTGTCCGCCTCGCCTGAGCATAGCAACCTGAAGTATCAG aATCTGGAAAATGAAGACCCCCTTGGAAACAGTGGCAACTCCTCTTTTAATAACTTCTTCAAAATCAG CGATCCCTCCACTCTATCTTACTGCAGCTCTCAGTGGTCCTTCAGCACCTTGAGTTCCGTCACGCAGCTGTCAGCACACTGCTGCGG GTGGGTGTCGCATCCGCTtgtgaagaaaaacagaaaagttGTTCTCGCTTCCTTCCTTCTGCTGATCACTGGAGTTG CGCTTATTTTCACTGGTGTTGTCATACATCTCAATCCAAATGCAG GTGTTTCAAGTGCTATTTTCTTTATCCCTGGATTTCTTCTCTTCATCCCTGGAG TGTATCATGTGATCTACATCAGCTGTGCTGTCCGTGGACGAAGAGGCTTCAAATTGTTCTACTTgccttattttgaaaaataa
- the aip gene encoding AH receptor-interacting protein → MEEEARRLLEEGISKKLISPGKGQLSTFSDGTKVVFHYRTSLCDGTVLDDTKTMGFCSKPMELILGKKFKLAVWERVLITMRQGEIAEFTCDTKHTALYPLVSQSLRNISVGKDPLEGQRHCCGIAQIHSHHSLGHKDLDHLQANPQPLVFTIDLLEVHPPGSFQLDVWAMTDEEKLAYVPHIHEEGNALFKQGRIKEATEKYYNGIACLKNLQMKEHPGDKSWIKLDHMITPLLLNYCQCKLLQGQYYEVIEHCSSLTFKYEDNVKAYYKRAKAHAAVWNEAEARADFAKVLELDPSLGPSVAKELRAMEERIRSKEKEEKGRYKGLFNYNTRPPTATTG, encoded by the exons ATGGAGGAAGAAGCTCGAAGGCTACTCGAAGAAGGAATCAGTAAGAAATTGATAAGCCCCGGTAAAGGACAGCTTTCGACCTTCTCTGATGGCACAAAG GTGGTCTTCCACTACCGCACCAGCCTGTGTGATGGCACGGTATTGGATGACACAAAGACCATGGGCTTCTGCAGCAAACCCATGGAGCTCATCCTGGGCAAGAAGTTCAAACTGGCTGTGTGGGAGAGAGTGCTGATCACTATGAGACAAGGAGAAATTGCAGAATTCACATGTGACACCAAA CACACAGCACTCTACCCGCTGGTGTCCCAGTCACTGAGGAACATCAGCGTTGGAAAGGACCCCCTCGAAGGCCAGAGACATTGCTGTGGCATTGCACAAATCCACTCCCACCACTCGCTAGGGCACAAGGATCTGGACCACCTTCAGGCTAACCCACAGCCTCTTGTCTTCACTATTGACCTTCTGGAG GTGCATCCTCCAGGCTCGTTTCAGCTCGATGTCTGGGCCATGACGGACGAGGAGAAGCTGGCGTATGTGCCTCACATTCACGAGGAGGGCAACGCACTCTTCAAACAGGGTCGAATAAAGGAGGCCACAGAGAAATACTACAATGGCATCGCCTGCCTGAAAAATCTACAGATGAAG GAGCATCCAGGAGATAAGTCTTGGATCAAGCTGGACCATATGATCACACCTCTGCTCCTCAACTACTGCCAATGCAAGTTACTACAAGGCCAGTACTATGAAGTCATTGAACACTGCTCATCACTCACCTTCAAATACGAGG ATAATGTGAAGGCGTACTACAAGCGAGCAAAGGCCCACGCTGCAGTGTGGAATGAGGCGGAGGCCCGAGCAGACTTTGCCAAAGTGTTGGAGCTGGACCCCTCTCTGGGACCCTCTGTAGCCAAGGAGCTGCGTGCCATGGAGGAGCGCATTCGCTCtaaggagaaggaggaaaagGGTCGCTACAAAGGCCTGTTCAACTATAATACACGACCACCGACCGCCACCACA GGTTGA
- the cdk2ap2 gene encoding cyclin-dependent kinase 2-associated protein 2, with protein sequence MSYKPIAPAPSGSNHTPPGSSVPSPSLPSSSNFRPAFSDFGPPSMGFVQPVKVSQGSTYSELLSVIEEMSREIRPTYAGSKSAMERLKRGIIHARALVRECLAETERSART encoded by the exons ATGAGTTACAAACCTATAGCTCCTGCGCCATCTGGCTCCAACCACACGCCACCTG GCTCCTCTGTGCCCTCTCCTTCCCTCCCGTCGTCATCCAACTTCAGGCCAGCTTTCAGCGACTTTGGGCCGCCTTCCATGGGTTTTGTTCAG CCTGTCAAAGTCAGCCAAGGCTCCACTTACAGCGAGCTTCTGTCTGTTATTGAGGAGATGAGCCGTGAGATCCGCCCTACTTATGCTGGCAGCAAAAGTGCCATGGAGAGGCTAAAGAGAG GTATAATCCATGCCCGTGCACTGGTCAGGGAATGTCTCGCAGAGACGGAAAGGAGCGCCCGCACATGA